A DNA window from Euleptes europaea isolate rEulEur1 chromosome 20, rEulEur1.hap1, whole genome shotgun sequence contains the following coding sequences:
- the WHAMM gene encoding WASP homolog-associated protein with actin, membranes and microtubules: protein MDAEPQPDSLDGWVAVKEDAFGRPEPPHKLRFLAAWNGVEGKFAVTCHNRTLQEAEAEGEGAGVQARRSWAGLFSPPALLGVHRQLAALDGRLEPCFPALPPALGGGGGLWALLFPHCPVLEEAELEALCRRLEAYLGWALELCGRKALLDTLFAQDQGEEDEYFENLQEFRRKALKAQLAAAKEALRRVLHQHKDTDTLVALMEVYEEEDETYWELVTAATTFYQYLLQPFRDMRELATLYKLEILKSLQADRLGPKRIEALQKEAEEWTTQVEEAVCSIQDITVSYFKETVMALAAMKKQMEQDHQRFGQAAWASASPRLENLKYLLAKETLQHMRARELCLNHKRADIRKQMEAFEEQENDLARLEELEIEYYETQLELYEVQFEILKDEETLLVTQLETLRRRMKEIQDEVIYYDTCENPDELKASEPALEESRTPSSEMAQLRQKTQQLETKRGIICSRRAYFRNKKDQCEESHHLRIQQAQETTRHFQQHHNIQIKRDKKKDEEKKKKAWIKQERQKTLERLKTFKEKCPAQFVLKTSRSQPLSSTQRQGVPRRTPATPPQPLSRSKGPAKQNPPLTQAKGARAPRRKPPTDVPVQIFLPPCDPKQQKDSEGGAALPSPPPPPPPPPPLPPLLLGTRPVCSKLMPARDVSPPLEREDPPGGSASREDTRNTSKCAASNYTGSMDEVLASLKRGEILLRKVEPASSAPPSGSTLNDNILAAIRKGVKLRRVTQEPKKDGERSSDSELEKSIKAAIQRIKKVSADSEEEECSEQNSGEWNS, encoded by the exons ATGGACGCGGAGCCGCAGCCGGACAGCCTGGACGGCTGGGTGGCGGTCAAGGAGGACGCCTTCGGCCGGCCGGAGCCGCCCCACAAGCTGCGCTTCCTGGCCGCCTGGAACGGCGTGGAGGGCAAGTTCGCCGTCACCTGCCACAACCGCACCTTGCAGGAGGCGGAGGCGGAGGGGGAAGGCGCCGGGGTCCAGGCGCGGAGGAGCTGGGCCGGCCTCTTCTCCCCCCCGGCCCTGCTGGGCGTCCACCGGCAGCTGGCGGCCCTGGACGGGCGGCTGGAGCCCTGCTTCCCGGCGCTGCCCCCGGCgctgggcgggggcggcggcctcTGGGCCTTGCTGTTCCCCCACTGCCCGGTGCTGGAGGAGGCCGAGCTGGAGGCGCTGTGCCGGCGGCTGGAGGCCTACCTGGGCTGGGCGTTGGAGCTGTGCGGCCGCAAGGCGCTGCTGGACACCCTCTTCGCCCAGGACCAGGGCGAGGAGGACGAGTACTTCGAGAACCTGCAGGAGTTCCGCAGGAAGGCGCTCAAGGCGCAGCTGGCCGCCGCCAAGGAGGCCTTGCGGAGG GTCCTCCATCAGCACAAGGATACCGACACCTTGGTCGCCTTAATGGAAGTTTACGAGGAGGAAGACGAAACGTATTGGGAGCTGGTTACCGCAGCGACCACGTTCTACCAATATTTGTTGCAGCCGTTCAGAGACATGCGAGAACTGGCGACGTTATACAAATTGGAGATCCTG AAATCCTTGCAAGCGGACCGGCTGGGCCCGAAAAGGATAGAAGCCTTGCAGAAGGAGGCAGAGGAGTGGACCACGCAGGTGGAAGAAGCCGTGTGCTCCATCCAAGACATCACGGTCAGCTACTTCAAGGAAACGGTGATGGCGTTGGCAG CGATGAAGAAACAGATGGAGCAAGACCACCAACGGTTTGGCCAAGCCGCCTGGGCGTCGGCTTCTCCGAGGCTAGAAAACCTCAAGTACCTTTTAGCCAAAGAGACCCTTCAGCACATGAGAGCCAGAGAACTGTGCCTCAACCACAAGAGAGCCGACATCCGGAAGCAA ATGGAGGCCTTTGAAGAGCAAGAGAACGACCTGGCTCGACTGGAAGAGCTGGAAATCGAATATTACGAAACCCAGCTGGAGCTGTACGAGGTGCAGTTTGAGATCCTGAAGGACGAAGAAACGCTGCTCGTCACGCAGTTGGAAACGCTGAGGCGACGAATGAAAG AAATTCAGGATGAAGTAATTTATTACGATACGTGTGAAAACCCCGACGAGCTGAAGGCCTCTGAACCAGCGCTGGAAGAAAGCCGCACCCCTTCCTCCGAAATGGCTCAGCTGCGGCAGAAGACCCAGCAGCTGGAGACGAAGCGGGGGATTATCTGTTCAAGGAGAGCCTATTTCAGGAACAAAAAG GACCAGTGTGAAGAGAGCCACCACCTGAGGATCCAGCAAGCGCAAGAGACCACACGGCATTTCCAGCAGCACCACAACATCCAGATT AaaagagacaaaaagaaagacgaggagaaaaagaagaaagcctGGATAAAGCAGGAGCGTCAGAAAACCCTGGAGAGGCTAAAAACCTTCAAAGAG AAATGCCCTGCTCAGTTTGTGCTGAAGACTTCCCGCTCGCAGCCGCTGAGCTCCACGCAGCGGCAGGGCGTCCCCCGCCGGACCCCGGCCACCCCCCCTCAGCCTCTGTCAAGAAGCAAGGGGCCCGCGAAGCAGAACCCTCCCCTCACGCAAGCCAAAGGGGCCAGAGCGCCCCGCCGGAAGCCGCCCACGGACGTTCCCGTCCAGATTTTCCTTCCGCCTTGTGACCCAAAGCAACAGAAGGACAGTGAGGGGGGAGCCGCtctcccatcaccaccaccacctcctccaccaccaccacctcttccCCCTCTGCTTCTGGGCACTCGTCCCGTTTGCTCAAAGTTGATGCCAGCTAGAGACGTGTCCCCTCCCCTGGAGCGTGAAGACCCTCCCGGTGGAAGTGCCTCCAGAGAGGACACGCGGAATACGTCCAAGTGCGCAGCGAGTAATTACACAG GTTCCATGGATGAGGTTTTGGCTTCGCTCAAGCGGGGCGAGATCCTTCTCCGTAAAGTGGAACCGGCCTCTTCGGCTCCACCCTCCGGCTCAACTCTCAACGACAACATCCTGGCAGCCATCAGGAAGGGGGTGAAGCTGCGGAGAGTCACCCAGGAGCCCAAGAAAGATGGCGAGAGGAGCTCTGACAGCGAGCTGGAGAAAAGCATCAAGGCCGCCATCCAGAGAATTAAGAAAGTGTCTGCCGattcagaggaggaggaatgcaGTGAGCAGAATAGTGGGGAATGGAACAGCTAA